From Halodesulfovibrio aestuarii DSM 17919 = ATCC 29578, the proteins below share one genomic window:
- the pyrH gene encoding UMP kinase, translated as MSELRYKRVLIKLSGEALAGDGKFGIDPETVAGVCTEIAELADMGLQIALVIGGGNIFRGLSSSAKGMDRSSADYMGMMATVMNAVAVQDHLEKHGHPTRVLSAITMQEICEPYIRRRAERHLEKGRIVICAAGTGNPFFTTDTAAALRGMELKCEAIIKATKVDGVYDKDPVTNDDAVMFKSLSFIEVLQKNLRVMDSTAISLCMENNVPILVCNLFKGDVRKVILGEDVGTIVHGG; from the coding sequence ATGAGCGAATTACGCTATAAACGCGTTCTGATTAAACTTAGCGGCGAAGCACTTGCCGGTGATGGCAAGTTTGGTATTGATCCGGAAACAGTTGCAGGAGTCTGTACTGAAATCGCTGAACTTGCTGATATGGGATTGCAGATTGCTCTCGTTATCGGCGGCGGTAACATTTTCCGCGGTCTTTCCTCCTCTGCAAAAGGCATGGATCGTTCCTCTGCTGACTACATGGGCATGATGGCAACAGTTATGAACGCAGTCGCTGTTCAGGATCACCTTGAAAAACACGGTCACCCGACCCGTGTACTTTCCGCAATCACCATGCAGGAAATCTGTGAGCCATACATCAGACGCCGTGCCGAACGCCACTTGGAAAAAGGCCGCATTGTTATTTGTGCAGCCGGAACTGGTAACCCATTTTTCACCACCGATACAGCAGCAGCTCTGCGCGGTATGGAATTAAAATGTGAAGCTATCATTAAAGCTACCAAAGTAGATGGCGTTTATGATAAAGATCCTGTAACAAATGACGATGCAGTTATGTTCAAGTCCCTCAGCTTTATTGAGGTACTCCAAAAGAACTTGCGAGTAATGGATTCTACTGCCATTTCGCTGTGCATGGAAAACAATGTGCCAATTTTGGTTTGTAACTTGTTCAAGGGTGACGTTCGTAAAGTTATCCTTGGTGAAGATGTTGGTACAATCGTACACGGAGGCTAA
- a CDS encoding isoprenyl transferase, with the protein MSNSQLLDRATLEALPVHVSFIMDGNGRWAKRRGEERTAGHRAGSETVQRIVRESRKLGISNVTLYTFSRENWARPKKEVSFLFELLVSFLKKELPALIEQDIKLNIFGEISELPLAARTALQHAMKKTEKNTSMTLNLALNYSGREEIIRAAKQLITDSVPVDEITEETFAARLYSSDIPDPDLMIRTSGEVRLSNFMLFQHAYSEMYFTETLWPDFSIEEFHDVLKAYAARERRFGKTGDQLNND; encoded by the coding sequence TTGTCAAATTCACAATTACTGGACAGGGCGACTCTTGAAGCCCTTCCTGTACATGTTTCATTCATCATGGATGGAAACGGACGCTGGGCAAAGCGAAGGGGAGAAGAACGTACGGCAGGCCACCGTGCCGGTTCTGAAACAGTCCAGCGTATTGTGCGAGAATCCCGGAAACTAGGCATCAGCAATGTGACCCTGTACACGTTTTCACGTGAAAACTGGGCACGTCCCAAAAAAGAAGTGAGCTTTCTTTTCGAACTACTCGTCAGCTTTTTAAAAAAAGAACTCCCTGCTCTAATTGAACAAGATATCAAGCTTAACATTTTCGGTGAAATCAGTGAGTTACCCCTTGCTGCTCGCACGGCTTTACAGCACGCTATGAAAAAAACCGAAAAGAATACCTCAATGACGCTTAATCTTGCTTTAAACTATTCTGGCAGAGAGGAAATTATTCGTGCGGCAAAGCAGCTAATTACCGATTCGGTACCTGTGGATGAAATAACGGAAGAAACCTTTGCCGCTAGACTCTATTCTTCTGACATCCCTGATCCTGATTTGATGATCCGTACGAGTGGAGAGGTCCGCCTCTCAAATTTCATGCTTTTTCAGCATGCTTACAGCGAAATGTATTTCACCGAAACTTTATGGCCGGATTTCTCAATAGAGGAATTCCACGACGTGCTCAAGGCATACGCCGCACGGGAACGCCGTTTCGGAAAGACCGGAGACCAACTTAATAATGACTAA
- a CDS encoding glycosyltransferase family 2 protein gives MATTTGLILTYNGGRTLKQCIESLKFCDTILVVDSFSTDNTVAIAESLDATVIQNAWNGPAAQFEFAFTQIDTDWVVSLDQDEVCTSSLKAKIVDALSHASDNTAGYYTKRKSWYYNRFMKHSGWYPDWLFRVFRPEKLEVKVSGAHYSFHPKGQTDKLDAEILHYPYMSFAQHLQKIDSYAQQGADDLRAKGKKGGLYRGIAHGTMRFIKLYFIKLGFLDGKAGLINAIHGAFYAFLKYVRVTEGTWGAPFDADN, from the coding sequence ATGGCGACAACTACAGGCTTAATACTGACATACAACGGCGGCAGGACGCTTAAGCAATGCATTGAATCTCTCAAGTTCTGTGACACCATTCTTGTTGTTGATTCTTTTTCTACAGACAACACCGTTGCTATCGCAGAAAGTCTTGATGCTACAGTTATCCAAAATGCATGGAATGGCCCTGCAGCTCAATTCGAGTTTGCATTTACCCAAATTGATACTGATTGGGTTGTAAGCCTTGATCAGGATGAGGTGTGCACATCCTCCCTCAAAGCTAAAATTGTTGACGCCCTCTCTCATGCATCGGATAACACTGCGGGATACTATACCAAGCGCAAGAGTTGGTATTACAACCGTTTTATGAAGCACTCAGGATGGTATCCTGACTGGTTATTCCGTGTTTTCCGACCAGAAAAACTTGAGGTGAAAGTGAGCGGAGCTCACTACTCCTTCCACCCAAAAGGACAAACAGACAAATTAGACGCTGAGATTCTGCATTACCCGTACATGAGCTTTGCCCAGCATTTGCAAAAGATCGACTCATACGCGCAGCAAGGCGCAGACGACCTCCGTGCTAAGGGAAAAAAGGGCGGTTTATATAGAGGGATTGCTCACGGAACAATGCGTTTTATAAAACTCTATTTCATTAAACTTGGCTTTCTTGATGGCAAGGCCGGGCTTATTAATGCAATACACGGAGCTTTTTACGCCTTTCTCAAATACGTTCGAGTTACGGAAGGTACATGGGGTGCTCCATTTGATGCAGACAATTAA
- a CDS encoding phosphatidate cytidylyltransferase, with protein sequence MTNSHRQRWMTALAVFPVLIAVLAIGDWALLAGLLAASVVGQYEFYSMFWPRNEKMTLKLFGCLMGIAILIASYLNLPTAVIGVLVLTFWLSNFAFLSKYGITKRDDADFTQAQIVTSGVMYLPLLLQAAFSFQRIELILVLFAAFASDIGGFYAGRFFGKNKIWPRVSPKKTVEGSLGGMFGCCIITLTIGLTFGTAPWYALVLLGIFLNCASQLGDFFESALKRTVGVKDSGAILPGHGGVLDRIDSILLVLPTYWFAQSIYSFF encoded by the coding sequence ATGACTAATTCACACAGACAGCGTTGGATGACCGCACTTGCAGTATTTCCTGTACTTATCGCCGTTCTAGCTATCGGAGACTGGGCACTGCTTGCAGGCCTTCTCGCTGCCAGCGTTGTAGGACAGTACGAATTTTACTCAATGTTCTGGCCCCGCAACGAAAAGATGACACTCAAACTTTTCGGCTGCCTCATGGGCATCGCCATCCTCATTGCCTCATACCTTAACCTGCCGACGGCTGTTATCGGCGTCCTTGTGCTTACTTTCTGGCTAAGCAACTTTGCCTTTCTCAGTAAATACGGCATCACCAAGCGTGATGACGCAGACTTTACTCAGGCACAGATCGTCACAAGCGGTGTTATGTACCTGCCACTGCTCTTGCAGGCTGCATTCAGCTTTCAACGTATCGAACTCATTCTTGTGCTCTTTGCTGCTTTTGCATCAGATATCGGTGGATTTTACGCAGGCCGCTTTTTTGGTAAAAATAAAATATGGCCTCGTGTCAGCCCTAAAAAAACCGTCGAAGGCTCCCTTGGCGGTATGTTCGGCTGCTGCATCATTACACTTACCATCGGCTTAACCTTCGGCACCGCTCCGTGGTATGCTCTTGTTCTGCTTGGAATTTTTCTCAACTGCGCATCCCAGCTCGGTGACTTTTTTGAATCCGCTCTCAAGCGAACGGTCGGGGTTAAGGATTCCGGCGCGATATTACCAGGACACGGCGGTGTTCTGGATCGTATCGATTCTATTCTCCTTGTGCTACCTACCTACTGGTTCGCGCAGAGCATTTATTCATTCTTTTAA
- the frr gene encoding ribosome recycling factor has protein sequence MDDILLDAEERMEKALVALEREFSRLRTGRAHASLVDHIIVDYYGAPTPIGQLASIAVPESRSLTIQPWDKGAFPLVEKAIINSDLGLTPMNDGKLIRISIPMLTEERRRELVKLAKKSVEDAKIAIRNVRRDANEQMKKLEKGKDISEDDCRRGQDDVQKLTDSFVAKADVKGSEKEAEIMEI, from the coding sequence ATGGATGATATTCTACTTGATGCCGAAGAAAGAATGGAAAAAGCGTTAGTAGCACTGGAACGGGAATTCAGCCGGTTACGCACTGGTCGCGCACACGCCAGCCTTGTTGATCACATTATCGTTGATTACTATGGCGCGCCAACCCCTATTGGACAGCTCGCTTCTATTGCTGTTCCAGAGAGCCGCAGTCTTACTATTCAACCTTGGGACAAAGGTGCTTTTCCTCTCGTAGAAAAAGCTATCATTAACTCTGACCTTGGTCTGACCCCAATGAACGACGGTAAACTCATCCGCATCTCTATCCCGATGCTGACTGAAGAACGTCGTCGTGAACTTGTTAAGCTTGCTAAGAAGAGCGTAGAAGATGCAAAAATTGCTATCCGTAACGTTCGTCGCGATGCTAATGAGCAGATGAAAAAGCTTGAGAAAGGCAAAGACATTTCCGAAGACGATTGCCGACGCGGTCAGGATGATGTTCAGAAACTTACTGACTCATTCGTTGCAAAAGCTGATGTTAAAGGAAGTGAAAAAGAAGCAGAAATCATGGAAATCTAA